Within Ascidiaceihabitans donghaensis, the genomic segment ACCCAACGCGGGTTGCGGCCCCCATAGATGAATTGGCAATGGCAAGACCCAACTGAATGCCCCCCGGTCCCTTCAACCGTTGGGTCCATTTGTAATCTTGTTGCGTGCCTGCGTTGGCGACCAAAAACAACATGCGGTTGACGCGCACTGCCTGTTCTTCGGACATCGGGCCAAAGGGCGTTTCGGACTTTGCCCGCGCCACAGACATGCCTGTGGTGCCAAAGTTGTCTGTGATTGCGCCGTCCAGCAGCTTCACCAGCTTGACCTTTTCAGGGTCACGGTACGTTTCAAGCATTTGCCCATAGGCTTTTAACGCGCTTGTGCTTTCGGGGTTGAACCGTGCCGACGTCAACCAATCTGGTTCTGAATAGGCGCACCCTTCGTTGTGCACCTTCAATGTGATGGGCGTAAACACCAACGGAAACGCGGCAGAGGCTGCAACGGCTTCGCTTAGGGGCAATCCGGCCAAATCAGAGCACAGCGCATCAAAGGTTTCTTTGCTGAACAGGAAAGGCGTGTTGTTGGCAACATCGGACGCATTGATCCAAGTCGTGGCATGATCTGCGGCCCACAAATCCTTGAAGGTGGCATTGCCCAGAATGCTTTCGTCCAGAAAACGCGCAAATGTCTTGCGCGAATTGACACCGCCCGCCAGACCACGCGCCAGAACCAACGGGTTCCACGCCGCCGTTGCCATATATTTTTCGGCGTTCTTAACAAGATAGATGTCACGGTAAGCATC encodes:
- a CDS encoding patatin-like phospholipase family protein is translated as MKAFLTVLCAFCLAACAAWNAPINPAALQEDTAAEPAFGGEVLGRDDVFIGLAFSGGGTRASAFSHGMLQALQHATQSDDNPDGLLRHVRLVTGVSGGSVTAAYFGLHGPKGVDAYRDIYLVKNAEKYMATAAWNPLVLARGLAGGVNSRKTFARFLDESILGNATFKDLWAADHATTWINASDVANNTPFLFSKETFDALCSDLAGLPLSEAVAASAAFPLVFTPITLKVHNEGCAYSEPDWLTSARFNPESTSALKAYGQMLETYRDPEKVKLVKLLDGAITDNFGTTGMSVARAKSETPFGPMSEEQAVRVNRMLFLVANAGTQQDYKWTQRLKGPGGIQLGLAIANSSMGAATRVGYDVLRLTLDDYAEDLIEWRCGLPASRVRALRGTLAGWDCRDVKLFVGQVAFDVFDADRRAKLDEVPTRLRLPEDQVDLVIAAGTDATRLNSDFNGFLRSIDAIETPTTASRITPRRITPSN